Proteins from a single region of Argopecten irradians isolate NY chromosome 7, Ai_NY, whole genome shotgun sequence:
- the LOC138327021 gene encoding uncharacterized protein: MLWCFTFVTFLLLGSGYVNAGINDDKGDNTGLTGEQLFAVILGAVIGIALVMGCIYYLYTRDHGIYDCGSYGPVRRCCSKEHTDQLP; the protein is encoded by the exons ATGCTATGGTGTTTCACATTTGTTACCTTTCTGTTACTAGGGTCTGGCTACGTCAATGCAG GTATAAATGatgacaagggagataacacag GCCTGACGGGGGAGCAGTTGTTCGCCGTGATCCTTGGAGCTGTGATAGGGATAGCATTAGTGATGGGCTGTATATACTACCTCTACACACGTGACCATGGCATCTATGACTGTGGCTCCTACGGCCCCGTCAGGCGGTGCTGCTCCAAAGAACATACCGACCAGTTACCGTAA